In Silene latifolia isolate original U9 population chromosome X, ASM4854445v1, whole genome shotgun sequence, the following proteins share a genomic window:
- the LOC141617769 gene encoding uncharacterized protein LOC141617769, with the protein MAPALTTLLGPPQIDVPRLSASAAAAVDEENDQNTLQQKLYAPYSYPSYSPFSATRGYTTNGSNTYMNSANTCVDFFFHVVPDTPPSELTRLLDLSWKRDPLITLKLVCNLRGVRGTGKSDKEGFYTAALWLYQHHPRTLALNMKSISGFGYLKDMPEILLRILEGSEVRKISKRQRDESLLAKGLVPGYRKRFAGLSAMYRGRFGGGYNSSDDDDSDEEKENEKAKKVEKKEKTEEEKEKDRIRKEKARVLRLKRKNERTKKVLEKYSRDSSFRVLHDSISDHFGDLLRNDVDLLNKGDKYKIGFAAKWCPSIDSTYDEVTLLCESIARRVFPKSDFEEYKGMEEAHYAYQIRDRLRKEVLVPLRKALELPEVYLCAKMWNSLPYNRVPSVAMKNYRTLFYRHDKERFEGYLEKVKAGKATIAAGALLPHEIIGQLNDGQGGQVAELQWKRMVDDMAQKGKLHNCMAICDVSGSMYGDPMEVSVSLGLLISELSEKPWKGKLITFSSNPQFHTIKGETLLEKTNFIRRMEWGMSTNFQGVFDRILEVAVQGKLPKEQMIKRLFVFSDMEFNQASHSRNWETDYMVIQRKFKAAGYENVPEIVFWNLRHSNATPVPSNQPGVALVSGFSKNLVTLFLEGGGVISPEKVMLDAIGKPEYDALVIYD; encoded by the coding sequence ATGGCCCCGGCATTAACCACCCTCCTAGGCCCTCCCCAAATCGACGTCCCTCGTCTTTCCGCTTCAGCAGCCGCTGCCGTCGATGAAGAAAatgaccaaaatacccttcaacaGAAACTATATGCCCCTTACTCATACCCTTCATACTCGCCGTTCTCCGCTACACGTGGCTACACCACCAATGGCTCCAATACTTACATGAATTCCGCCAACACGTGTGTTGACTTTTTCTTCCACGTGGTGCCGGACACTCCGCCTTCGGAACTGACCCGTCTTCTAGATCTTTCTTGGAAGAGGGACCCACTGATCACGCTCAAGTTGGTGTGTAATTTACGGGGTGTTCGTGGGACTGGGAAGTCGGATAAGGAAGGGTTTTACACGGCCGCGTTGTGGTTATATCAACATCATCCTAGGACTTTAGCGCTTAACATGAAGTCGATTTCGGGTTTTGGGTATTTGAAGGATATGCCTGAgattttgcttaggattttagaGGGGTCTGAGGTTAGGAAAATATCAAAACGACAGAGGGATGAGTCGTTGTTGGCAAAAGGGCTGGTTCCTGGTTATCGAAAACGGTTTGCTGGGTTGAGTGCGATGTATAGAGGGAGATTCGGCGGTGGGTATAATTCTTCTGATGACGATGATAGTGATGAGGAAAAAGAGAATGAAAAAGCGAAGAAGGTCGAGAAAAAGGAGAagacggaggaggagaaggaaaaGGATAGAATTAGGAAGGAGAAGGCTAGGGTTTTGAGGCTTAAGAGGAAGAATGAGAGGACGAAGAAGGTATTAGAGAAGTATAGTCGGGATTCGAGTTTTCGTGTATTACATGATTCGATTTctgatcattttggggatttgtTGAGGAACGATGTGGATTTGCTTAACAAGGGTGATAAGTATAAGATTGGTTTTGCGGCTAAGTGGTGTCCGTCTATTGATTCAACGTATGACGAAGTGACCTTGCTATGTGAGAGCATTGCGAGAAGGGTGTTTCCAAAGAGCGATTTTGAGGAGTATAAGGGCATGGAAGAGGCTCATTATGCCTATCAGATTAGGGATAGGTTGAGGAAGGAGGTGTTAGTGCCTTTACGAAAGGCGCTCGAGTTGCCTGAGGTGTATCTATGTGCTAAGATGTGGAACAGTTTGCCTTACAATAGGGTACCTTCTGTTGCTATGAAAAATTACAGAACCTTGTTTTATAGGCATGATAAAGAGAGGTTTGAGGGGTACTTGGAGAAGGTAAAGGCCGGTAAGGCGACTATTGCGGCAGGAGCATTGCTCCCTCATGAGATCATAGGTCAATTGAATGATGGTCAAGGCGGTCAAGTGGCCGAGCTCCAATGGAAGAGAATGGTGGATGATATGGCTCAGAAGGGAAAGTTGCATAATTGTATGGCCATTTGTGACGTATCCGGGTCAATGTATGGTGATCCAATGGAAGTCTCTGTTTCTCTCGGGTTGTTGATTTCAGAGCTAAGTGAAAAGCCATGGAAGGGGAAATTGATCACATTTAGTAGCAATCCTCAATTCCATACAATTAAGGGAGAAACGCTCTTAGAAAAGACCAACTTTATTAGGCGTATGGAATGGGGTATGAGCACAAACTTTCAGGGGGTGTTTGACAGAATATTAGAGGTGGCAGTTCAAGGAAAACTCCCAAAAGAACAAATGATCAAAAGACTGTTTGTTTTCAGTGACATGGAGTTTAATCAAGCTTCGCATAGTCGTAATTGGGAGACTGATTATATGGTAATACAAAGGAAGTTTAAGGCTGCTGGTTATGAGAATGTGCCTGAGATAGTGTTTTGGAATTTGAGACACTCAAACGCCACGCCGGTGCCTAGTAACCAGCCTGGGGTTGCGCTTGTTAGTGGTTTTTCGAAGAATCTGGTGACATTGTTTCTGGAGGGAGGTGGGGTTATCAGCCCGGAGAAAGTTATGCTTGACGCGATTGGCAAGCCTGAATACGATGCTCTTGTTATTTACGATTGA
- the LOC141620605 gene encoding uncharacterized protein LOC141620605, giving the protein MAPSLLGPPQHATTTTTTNESHPSIKTTTPSSYISTGNPCLDFFHVASETPPQELIERLQFAYQNNPLKTLKLICNLRGVRGTGKNDKEGFYASALWLHQNHPKTLANNVGRVASFGSLKDLLEILFRILEGLDVRKRMKDAWELEKPNFFAKRWGSKTKLSELDDKKRKAAKAEKKAAKAKKAVDRYTHDPEYKYLFDCICDVFADYLRKDVALLGQGDEGKISLAAKWCPSLDSSYDESLLICETIAKKVFPREVYLEYQGLEEAYYAYRVRTRLRKEVLVPLRKALEVPEVFMCAKRWRDIPYEKVPSLAMHLGKKVFLKRDVNGFEEYLEEVRDGESMIAAGALLPHELIAGVDEGNLKLDNVLELQWKRMVDDLSNQGTLINCVAVCDSWISDVCIALVLLVSELTLDPWKGKTVSTYDGVVEINGEKLDSKVESVKATFSTGKIDLQEVFDSLLEFAVEKNLSEEQMVRRLFVFTEMEAGQFREEEYGEIQRKFLDKGYHKVPEIVFWNVKNTAGMGIAVKCDQPGVASVSGFSKNLLTLFFKELGEFSPEGVMDAAISRPEYDLLAVHD; this is encoded by the coding sequence ATGGCTCCAAGTTTACTAGGCCCACCACAacacgccaccaccaccaccaccacaaacgAATCTCACCCGTCAATCAAAACCACCACACCATCATCATACATCTCAACCGGAAACCCATGCCTAGATTTCTTCCACGTGGCATCGGAAACCCCACCACAAGAACTAATCGAACGGTTACAATTCGCCTACCAAAACAACCCTCTTAAAACCCTTAAATTAATCTGCAATCTACGCGGTGTCAGGGGTACAGGGAAAAACGATAAAGAAGGATTTTACGCTTCTGCCCTTTGGCTCCACCAAAACCACCCTAAAACCCTAGCAAATAATGTCGGTCGGGTCGCGTCATTCGGGTCGTTGAAGGATCTGTTGGAGATCCTGTTCCGTATACTCGAGGGACTCGACGTGAGGAAAAGGATGAAGGATGCATGGGAGTTGGAGAAGCCGAACTTCTTTGCGAAGCGATGGGGTTCGAAGACGAAGTTGAGTGAGTTGGATGATAAGAAGAGGAAAGCGGCGAAAGCGGAAAAGAAGGCTGCTAAAGCTAAGAAAGCTGTTGATAGGTATACTCATGATCCTGAGTATAAGTATTTGTTTGATTGTATTTGTGATGTTTTCGCTGATTATTTGCGAAAGGATGTGGCTTTGTTGGGACAAGGTGATGAGGGTAAGATTAGTTTGGCGGCCAAGTGGTGTCCGTCTCTTGATTCGTCTTATGATGAGTCGTTGTTGATTTGCGAGACGATTGCGAAGAAGGTGTTCCCTAGGGAGGTGTACCTTGAGTATCAAGGACTCGAGGAGGCCTATTACGCTTATAGGGTTAGGACCCGGTTGAGGAAGGAGGTTTTGGTTCCGCTGAGGAAAGCACTTGAGGTGCCTGAGGTGTTTATGTGTGCTAAAAGATGGAGGGACATACCTTATGAAAAGGTACCGTCTTTGGCAATGCATTTGGGGAAGAAGGTTTTTCTTAAGCGTGATGTGAATGGTTTTGAGGAGTATTTAGAGGAGGTTAGAGACGGGGAATCGATGATTGCTGCAGGGGCGTTGCTTCCCCATGAGTTGATTGCTGGGGTTGATGAAGGAAATTTGAAATTAGATAATGTTTTGGAGTTGCAATGGAAGAGGATGGTTGATGATTTGTCCAATCAAGGGACATTAATTAATTGTGTTGCTGTGTGTGATAGTTGGATCTCTGATGTTTGCATCGCGCTTGTGCTTTTGGTGTCGGAGTTGACCTTAGACCCATGGAAGGGCAAGACGGTCTCAACTTATGACGGAGTGGTAGAGATTAATGGGGAAAAGCTCGACTCTAAGGTTGAATCTGTGAAGGCAACGTTCAGTACTGGTAAAATTGATTTGCAGGAAGTGTTTGACAGTTTATTGGAATTCGCTGTTGAAAAGAATTTGAGTGAAGAACAGATGGTAAGGAGGCTGTTTGTGTTTACTGAGATGGAGGCAGGGCAGTTTAGAGAGGAAGAGTATGGTGAGATACAAAGGAAGTTTCTTGATAAAGGGTACCATAAAGTCCCTGAAATTGTGTTTTGGAATGTGAAGAACACTGCAGGTATGGGAATTGCTGTCAAATGTGATCAACCTGGTGTTGCTTCTGTTAGCGGGTTTTCGAAGAATTTGCTGACATTGTTCTTCAAGGAGCTTGGAGAATTCAGTCCAGAGGGTGTTATGGATGCTGCTATTTCTAGGCCTGAGTATGATTTGCTTGCAGTCCATGACTGA